A single Paenibacillus sp. FSL R5-0517 DNA region contains:
- a CDS encoding MerR family transcriptional regulator, protein MQRWTTGQVSKQRDISVRTLRYYDQIGLLQPSHKEDNGRRYYSEEDLFALEKITLLKSLSLSLEDIQTVMNKLSYRHILIAHHNHLQEQLTSIQGSIENTTSLINMIDLEGILSWDRVSHLVQNVQPVAKQWMDYFNAEEVAFLQKALPKLNNNDKITQQYVSLIRRIEWCIQQSVPPQSDEGYNIACELMKLSHDTFNGDETLIEKFWEVRKLPATESGLYPVSDEVLNFVELSTAYALEMESKL, encoded by the coding sequence ATGCAGAGATGGACAACAGGACAAGTATCCAAACAGAGAGATATTTCCGTGAGAACACTACGTTATTATGATCAGATCGGTCTACTACAACCGAGTCATAAGGAAGACAACGGTCGCCGTTATTATTCAGAGGAAGATTTATTTGCGCTTGAAAAAATCACGTTGCTCAAATCACTATCATTATCGCTTGAAGACATACAAACTGTAATGAACAAACTATCTTATCGTCATATTCTGATCGCACATCATAATCATCTTCAGGAGCAATTAACTTCAATTCAGGGCAGTATTGAAAATACTACATCTTTGATCAATATGATTGATCTGGAAGGTATACTTTCCTGGGATCGGGTTTCACATCTGGTCCAAAACGTACAGCCCGTTGCTAAACAGTGGATGGATTACTTCAATGCTGAGGAAGTTGCCTTTCTACAGAAAGCATTACCGAAACTTAATAATAATGATAAGATTACTCAGCAATATGTCTCCTTGATACGCCGGATTGAGTGGTGCATACAACAATCTGTTCCTCCCCAATCGGATGAAGGCTATAACATTGCCTGTGAATTAATGAAGTTATCTCACGATACTTTTAATGGTGATGAGACATTGATCGAAAAGTTTTGGGAAGTGAGGAAGCTTCCTGCTACAGAGTCAGGACTATATCCCGTATCTGACGAAGTTCTGAACTTTGTGGAGCTTAGTACGGCTTATGCTCTTGAAATGGAATCAAAATTATAG
- a CDS encoding Ger(x)C family spore germination protein, whose translation MIRIGKILIIVTIMFLLGSCKDTNIINNISLVLASAYDIQDNHIHNSVLIGEYRDKDKSDVKLMEIDSSNSFDVVARMNMQSKEPIEYGQLRVMVLGETYARNGIGDILHVLSHNIKVSRRMQFAVADGKALDIIKASMPFHDPLYLMKLIEQNANYANLPHSSLHQTLFQYFSKGQDIYLPRLILNEQKKIELNGLVIFKGEIATLQITEDEGLCLKLLTENAKNGRFLVPITGVPNSETSSQKQHHYALLKILSSSVKHHWSSARSSETLDTIIRINASIIKDSQNDFLLSLKDMKALEYEVQKHIESKINQLVRKCQTENVDPAAFGDYVRSRSHHWNSQTFYKNYPAMDIPVHVELDLVQDGIQE comes from the coding sequence ATGATCCGCATCGGCAAAATCCTGATAATCGTAACGATTATGTTTCTACTGGGCTCTTGTAAAGATACCAATATTATTAACAATATTAGTCTTGTTTTAGCTTCTGCATATGATATTCAAGACAACCACATTCATAACAGTGTGCTGATCGGGGAATATCGTGACAAAGACAAAAGTGATGTTAAATTGATGGAGATTGATTCGTCGAACAGTTTCGACGTTGTAGCTAGAATGAACATGCAATCTAAAGAACCTATCGAATACGGTCAGTTAAGAGTGATGGTACTCGGGGAAACATATGCACGTAATGGCATTGGAGATATTTTGCATGTTCTGTCACACAATATCAAAGTCTCCAGACGGATGCAGTTTGCCGTTGCTGATGGCAAGGCACTTGATATTATTAAAGCATCCATGCCATTTCATGACCCGTTATATCTGATGAAATTGATTGAGCAAAATGCTAATTACGCTAATCTGCCTCATTCCAGTCTGCATCAGACGTTGTTCCAGTATTTCAGCAAGGGGCAGGATATTTATCTTCCCAGACTTATCCTTAACGAACAAAAGAAAATTGAACTCAATGGGTTAGTCATTTTTAAGGGTGAGATCGCCACACTTCAGATCACGGAGGATGAGGGGCTGTGCTTGAAGCTATTAACGGAGAACGCCAAGAACGGCAGGTTTTTGGTGCCTATCACGGGTGTTCCGAACTCGGAGACGTCCTCCCAGAAGCAACATCACTATGCATTGCTTAAAATTTTGTCTTCCTCTGTAAAGCATCACTGGTCTTCTGCTCGGTCTTCAGAGACTCTGGATACGATCATTCGAATCAATGCTTCTATTATTAAGGATTCACAAAATGACTTTCTCTTATCACTTAAGGACATGAAAGCTCTGGAGTATGAAGTACAAAAACATATTGAATCCAAAATCAATCAGTTGGTTCGAAAATGTCAGACGGAAAATGTGGATCCTGCCGCATTCGGAGATTATGTAAGAAGCCGTAGTCATCATTGGAATAGCCAAACATTCTATAAAAACTACCCTGCGATGGATATTCCAGTTCATGTTGAGCTGGACCTTGTACAAGATGGGATACAGGAATGA
- a CDS encoding YafY family protein: MENNRLFRMLLLLLEKKKATAPELARMFEISVRTVYRDIDRLSAAGIPVYTTTGKHGGIHLMDNYVMDKSLLSEEDQNEILMGLYSISAIPHLNSAHMLQRLTALFDHKLDWIEFNFSPWGSIPLQERELFNQVKQAILTNQLITFHYVNSDGEKSVPTVEPQKLIFKNSTWYFRGYIHDDPERKEFETFKMKRITQLTFLTRKLDPVDVGSAHPESEAAPVLTPLTLLFTNNIAYRVYDFFEPSLIKKEPDGRLRVSLELNVGEWLYSFLLSFGSELTVIEPVHVGQELLRRHIQAVEHLQHVMNNLPNNE; this comes from the coding sequence ATGGAAAATAACCGATTATTTCGAATGTTGCTTTTGTTATTGGAGAAAAAGAAAGCCACTGCACCCGAACTCGCCCGTATGTTCGAGATTTCGGTACGTACGGTGTACCGTGATATCGACCGGCTAAGCGCTGCGGGCATCCCCGTCTATACGACGACCGGCAAGCATGGCGGCATTCATCTCATGGACAACTATGTCATGGACAAGTCCCTGCTGTCGGAAGAAGACCAGAACGAAATTTTGATGGGACTATACAGCATCAGTGCAATCCCACACCTGAATAGTGCTCATATGCTGCAACGGCTGACCGCCCTATTTGATCACAAGCTGGATTGGATCGAGTTCAATTTCTCACCATGGGGCAGCATTCCCCTGCAAGAGAGAGAACTTTTTAATCAAGTGAAACAAGCCATATTAACCAATCAACTGATTACGTTCCACTATGTTAATTCGGATGGAGAGAAGAGTGTTCCAACAGTGGAACCTCAGAAGCTTATATTCAAGAACAGTACATGGTACTTCAGAGGATATATTCATGATGATCCTGAACGGAAAGAATTCGAGACATTCAAGATGAAACGGATCACCCAATTGACCTTTCTAACGAGAAAACTCGATCCTGTTGATGTGGGGTCAGCCCACCCTGAATCAGAGGCAGCTCCTGTCCTGACTCCTCTGACGCTCTTGTTCACCAATAATATTGCTTACCGGGTGTATGATTTTTTCGAACCGTCCCTCATTAAAAAAGAGCCTGATGGCAGGCTCCGTGTGTCTCTCGAATTAAATGTAGGGGAATGGCTCTACTCCTTCCTGCTATCGTTCGGTTCAGAGCTGACCGTAATCGAGCCTGTACATGTTGGACAGGAATTGCTCAGACGCCATATCCAAGCCGTTGAACATTTACAGCATGTCATGAACAACCTTCCCAACAATGAATGA
- a CDS encoding phosphatase PAP2 family protein, whose product MHNWKKNFSFPLLVAALCMIAFISIALSISDNQIHRFDDTLIGWIQGLESPGMTQFMQFFTWIGSEMPVVFITIIAMIVLYVWLRHKRELLFLACVLAGSTLLNALLKLVFQRARPTINRIIEVSGYSFPSGHSMAAFSLYGGLAFLIWKHVPTVTGRVLMIMASAVFILTIGISRIYLGVHYPSDIVGGYFLSGCWLSACIWFYQRHLERMSQLHSRRLA is encoded by the coding sequence ATGCACAACTGGAAAAAGAACTTCTCATTCCCGCTGCTCGTTGCAGCGTTATGCATGATCGCCTTTATAAGCATCGCCCTATCCATCAGCGATAACCAGATTCATCGATTTGATGATACGCTGATCGGCTGGATTCAGGGGTTGGAATCCCCTGGCATGACACAATTCATGCAGTTTTTCACCTGGATCGGCAGTGAAATGCCTGTAGTTTTCATTACAATCATTGCCATGATTGTGTTATACGTTTGGCTGCGACACAAACGCGAACTACTCTTCCTCGCTTGTGTACTCGCCGGTTCAACCCTGTTAAATGCATTGCTCAAGCTGGTATTCCAACGTGCCAGACCTACCATTAACCGAATTATTGAAGTGAGCGGCTACAGCTTCCCCAGTGGACATTCCATGGCTGCATTTAGCCTGTATGGTGGACTGGCCTTTCTCATCTGGAAACATGTACCCACCGTCACCGGACGTGTACTGATGATCATGGCCAGTGCCGTCTTTATACTGACCATTGGCATAAGTCGTATCTACTTGGGTGTGCACTATCCAAGTGATATCGTCGGTGGATATTTCTTGAGTGGTTGCTGGCTCTCCGCTTGCATATGGTTTTACCAGCGGCATCTGGAGCGTATGTCCCAACTGCACAGCAGAAGACTGGCATAG
- a CDS encoding glycoside hydrolase family 1 protein, with the protein MTMKEGFYWGGATAANQFEGGWNQGGKGPSTSDMMTGGTHTIPRRITPVLEEGTYYPSHEAVDFYGHYKEDIAMMAEMGFKMFRMSINWSRIYPNGDELEPNEEGLQFYDNVFAELKKYNIEPLVTISHYETPFGLTQKYNGWASREVIDCYIRYCTTLFNRYKDQVKYWLTFNEINCLTMPLGAYMAGGLLFEGKETLVDGVDDPQTRFQALHHQFVASAKAVKLGHEINPDFQIGCMVAFMTTYPNTCNPDDMLLAQKKDQLSNMICGDVQVRGAYPGFAKRFFAEEGIKIEMQPGDEQTLREGCVDFYSFSYYMSLVESADESLERAEGNLLGGIKNPYLEASDWGWQIDPKGLRYTLNHLYDRYQIPLMVVENGLGAVDVIEEDGSIQDDYRIDYLKGHIEQMKEAVADGVDLIAYTMWGCIDLVSASTGEMKKRYGFIHVNKDNDGNGDLSRTPKKSFHWYKKVIESNGEEL; encoded by the coding sequence ATGACAATGAAAGAAGGATTTTACTGGGGTGGCGCAACGGCTGCCAATCAATTCGAGGGCGGATGGAACCAGGGTGGCAAAGGGCCAAGCACATCTGACATGATGACAGGGGGAACCCACACGATTCCACGCCGGATTACACCTGTATTGGAAGAGGGCACGTATTATCCGAGCCATGAAGCGGTTGATTTTTACGGACATTACAAAGAAGATATTGCCATGATGGCAGAGATGGGTTTCAAAATGTTCCGCATGTCCATCAACTGGTCCCGGATCTATCCGAACGGTGACGAACTGGAGCCAAACGAAGAGGGATTGCAGTTCTACGATAATGTCTTTGCCGAGTTGAAAAAGTACAATATTGAGCCGCTCGTAACGATCTCCCATTACGAAACGCCATTTGGTCTGACACAGAAGTATAACGGCTGGGCTTCCCGTGAAGTCATCGATTGTTATATTCGTTATTGTACAACTCTCTTCAATCGCTACAAAGATCAAGTGAAATACTGGCTGACATTTAACGAGATCAACTGTCTGACGATGCCGTTGGGTGCTTATATGGCTGGAGGTCTTCTGTTTGAAGGCAAAGAGACGTTGGTCGACGGAGTGGATGATCCACAGACTCGATTCCAGGCATTACATCATCAATTCGTTGCGAGTGCCAAAGCAGTGAAGCTGGGACATGAGATCAACCCAGACTTCCAGATCGGTTGTATGGTTGCTTTCATGACCACCTATCCAAATACGTGTAACCCGGACGACATGCTGCTTGCACAGAAGAAAGACCAACTGTCCAACATGATCTGTGGTGATGTTCAGGTTCGTGGAGCGTATCCTGGATTCGCCAAACGTTTCTTCGCCGAAGAGGGCATTAAAATCGAAATGCAACCAGGAGACGAGCAGACACTGCGTGAAGGTTGCGTAGACTTCTACTCTTTCAGTTATTACATGTCTCTGGTAGAAAGTGCGGATGAGTCCCTGGAGAGAGCTGAAGGCAATCTGCTGGGTGGTATCAAAAATCCATATCTCGAAGCTTCCGACTGGGGATGGCAGATCGATCCAAAAGGATTGCGTTATACGCTGAATCATCTGTATGACCGTTACCAGATTCCACTGATGGTCGTTGAGAACGGATTGGGTGCTGTCGATGTGATAGAGGAAGATGGTTCCATTCAGGATGACTATCGTATTGATTATCTGAAAGGTCACATTGAACAGATGAAAGAAGCGGTAGCGGATGGCGTGGATCTGATTGCCTACACCATGTGGGGATGTATTGACCTGGTTAGTGCGTCCACTGGAGAGATGAAGAAGCGTTATGGCTTCATTCATGTCAACAAGGACAACGACGGTAACGGAGATTTGAGCAGAACACCGAAGAAGAGCTTCCACTGGTACAAAAAAGTTATCGAATCCAATGGTGAAGAGTTGTAA
- a CDS encoding GerAB/ArcD/ProY family transporter: MNTSGNRYSMSPIHLFYVLYVSLVNVGLMNFQYKMLHGAENDGWISILIASVIVAVVIKMMYVLLGRQSAKQSTLVHINQRYWGKYAGSIINWIFILYFVLGSIVAFLSYVHIVQLWILPTQNIRIISLVVLVLLYYCVAGGIQSVTGMCLWGTLFILLLVFPQIFLVSSYLHPRNLLPIMDHEASTILLSTRDMLHEFIGCGILLVVYPFIRTPERSVRWAYAAVVTATVVYLVFFTFSFMFFSHGQMKEHLWPTLSLISIIEMPLIQRMEYLVLSFWLLKMLAIIALGLWAACHCLKLETSIRPSMGLKMAMVLFVILIMVIRNSTQIEMMTEVYMRSGEVLIFIYLPLLFLVSLFRINRGQFPQPTREIPNRTTVKGDEK; encoded by the coding sequence GTGAACACATCCGGGAACCGCTACAGTATGTCACCCATTCATCTGTTTTACGTGTTATATGTCAGTCTGGTCAACGTGGGATTGATGAACTTCCAATATAAAATGCTTCACGGGGCAGAGAACGATGGTTGGATCAGTATTTTGATTGCGTCTGTTATTGTTGCCGTAGTTATTAAAATGATGTACGTCTTACTGGGTAGGCAATCCGCAAAACAATCGACCCTTGTACATATCAACCAACGTTATTGGGGGAAATACGCAGGTTCTATCATCAACTGGATTTTTATTTTGTACTTTGTACTCGGTTCCATCGTAGCCTTCCTCTCCTATGTTCATATTGTTCAATTATGGATTCTTCCTACACAGAATATTCGGATAATTAGTCTCGTAGTATTGGTACTGCTCTATTATTGTGTGGCTGGCGGGATTCAGTCGGTAACAGGCATGTGTCTTTGGGGAACACTGTTCATTCTCTTGCTTGTTTTTCCACAAATTTTCCTGGTGTCTTCCTATCTGCATCCTCGTAATCTGCTGCCAATTATGGATCATGAAGCATCCACCATCTTACTTTCAACAAGGGATATGCTCCACGAGTTTATCGGTTGTGGTATTCTACTGGTCGTCTATCCCTTTATCCGAACACCCGAACGTTCCGTTCGATGGGCTTATGCGGCAGTTGTCACAGCCACAGTGGTGTACCTCGTCTTTTTCACATTTTCTTTTATGTTCTTCAGTCATGGACAAATGAAAGAGCATCTGTGGCCGACACTCAGCCTGATTAGCATTATCGAAATGCCTTTGATCCAGCGTATGGAGTATTTAGTGTTATCCTTTTGGTTACTGAAAATGCTAGCAATTATTGCGCTGGGGCTCTGGGCTGCCTGCCACTGTCTGAAGTTGGAGACATCGATCAGACCCAGCATGGGTCTCAAAATGGCTATGGTACTCTTTGTGATTCTCATTATGGTTATCCGAAATAGCACCCAAATTGAGATGATGACAGAAGTATATATGCGATCAGGAGAAGTGTTGATTTTCATCTATCTGCCGCTTCTTTTCCTGGTCTCTCTGTTTCGAATCAATCGGGGACAGTTTCCCCAGCCAACGAGAGAGATACCAAATCGTACTACGGTAAAAGGAGATGAAAAATGA
- a CDS encoding spore germination protein — translation MNSSDHTQEQGMEFIPDVLAACRRSDDFITQVIAIPGLPLELNYYKTLVDSHLLEVVIHALQERSDTGIKVEFLDLLTHIPLEESKLTDQSDEVLQALLQGNLVIRCHAQEQKTILIPMTGKEGIRSNNDTENEFSVIGPKVGFVESLAVNLHLIRMQLRTTNLIVKEITVGSLSQSKVAVLYVEGITNPDNVTRMEERLKGIHFDVVFDTSQLDQLIADNSFTPFPLFTTTERRDRVIYALITGQVAVISDGSPSFITGPSTLFDFFVSPEDYYLPWALGSFFRLIRIFGVIFSLFASALYVALLTFHYEVVPKELLGKLISTRQSVPFPPFFEAIFLETTIEFLREAGARLPNRIGQTLGVVGGIILGQAAVEAALTSNVLIIIVSLSALASFVTPIYKMSNAIRFLRFPIILLASIWGAFGIAIGLCFLLVHLSRLKSLGSPYMSPFFPMRLNDLKDSLIRASYEQTTTRPSYLRPLSFIRYKPGKVQSKNRLDEE, via the coding sequence ATGAACTCATCCGATCATACTCAAGAGCAAGGGATGGAATTCATTCCGGATGTACTTGCAGCCTGCAGACGTTCAGATGATTTCATAACCCAGGTTATAGCCATTCCCGGCTTGCCACTCGAATTAAACTATTATAAAACGTTGGTAGACAGTCATCTGCTGGAAGTTGTAATTCATGCGTTACAAGAGCGAAGTGATACAGGAATAAAAGTTGAATTTCTCGATCTGTTGACGCACATCCCTCTTGAGGAATCAAAATTGACCGATCAAAGTGATGAAGTGTTGCAAGCTCTCCTTCAGGGTAATCTGGTGATTCGATGTCATGCTCAGGAACAGAAAACCATTCTCATTCCCATGACAGGCAAGGAAGGAATCCGAAGTAACAATGATACCGAGAATGAGTTCAGTGTTATAGGTCCAAAAGTTGGTTTCGTGGAGTCATTGGCAGTTAATCTGCACTTGATTCGTATGCAGCTACGAACGACCAATCTGATTGTAAAGGAAATAACGGTGGGGTCCTTGTCCCAGTCCAAAGTGGCCGTACTTTATGTGGAAGGTATCACCAATCCAGATAATGTGACCAGAATGGAAGAGAGACTGAAGGGCATTCATTTTGATGTTGTATTTGACACATCGCAACTGGATCAATTGATTGCAGATAATTCGTTCACGCCATTTCCACTATTCACCACGACGGAACGCAGGGACAGAGTTATCTATGCACTCATAACAGGACAAGTCGCGGTGATTAGTGATGGATCTCCCTCTTTTATTACAGGTCCATCGACATTGTTTGATTTTTTTGTCTCCCCGGAAGATTATTATCTGCCTTGGGCTCTAGGTTCCTTTTTTCGACTGATCCGTATCTTTGGAGTGATTTTTTCCTTGTTTGCCTCAGCGCTGTACGTGGCATTACTGACTTTTCACTACGAAGTTGTACCAAAGGAGCTATTAGGTAAATTGATTTCTACCAGACAAAGTGTACCTTTTCCTCCCTTTTTTGAAGCCATATTTCTGGAAACAACAATTGAATTTTTGCGTGAAGCAGGTGCGAGATTACCAAATCGAATCGGGCAGACACTCGGCGTAGTGGGAGGTATTATCTTGGGGCAAGCTGCCGTAGAAGCTGCGCTTACAAGTAATGTGCTAATTATTATTGTATCCTTGTCTGCGCTGGCATCATTTGTCACACCGATCTATAAAATGTCGAATGCAATTCGTTTTTTACGCTTTCCGATTATTCTGTTAGCTTCAATCTGGGGTGCATTTGGTATTGCGATTGGACTTTGTTTTCTGCTGGTTCATCTGTCCCGACTAAAGTCCCTGGGCTCGCCATACATGTCGCCTTTTTTCCCTATGCGGCTTAACGATCTCAAAGACAGTCTTATTCGAGCATCCTATGAGCAGACGACCACCCGTCCGAGTTATTTAAGACCACTCTCGTTCATTCGTTATAAGCCCGGTAAAGTGCAGTCCAAAAATCGTCTGGACGAGGAGTGA
- a CDS encoding AraC family transcriptional regulator: MERFNYKKSQNVLALSASFTDFAYKKHCHEEYAVGVTLRGIQQYNLDGQYQASHQNGVMLFNREQSHDGSSYDREGIDYVMLYLKPDLVEEIIGKKELRFGSPIVYDPELARKILMLNDAVQHRQDEAECSERVFDLVHLLAQKEMHPKLWVPQDSLVRKAKEMMFCSTEDVLKLDNLSAEFGMSKFQFIREFKSQAGISPYQFFLNCKVERARQSIEMQKDVYAAVADCGFVDLTHLNRHFKRVFGVTAYEYMLQLNYKN; the protein is encoded by the coding sequence ATGGAACGGTTCAACTATAAAAAGTCACAAAACGTGCTGGCACTATCTGCCAGCTTTACTGATTTTGCATACAAAAAACATTGCCACGAAGAGTACGCGGTTGGCGTAACCCTGCGCGGCATTCAACAATACAACCTGGACGGACAATATCAGGCATCTCACCAAAATGGTGTCATGTTGTTCAATCGTGAGCAGTCCCATGATGGTAGCTCCTATGATAGAGAAGGCATTGATTACGTGATGCTGTATCTGAAGCCGGATTTGGTAGAGGAGATTATAGGCAAAAAGGAATTGCGTTTTGGAAGTCCCATCGTCTATGATCCCGAGCTTGCACGGAAGATCCTGATGCTGAACGATGCCGTTCAGCACAGACAGGACGAAGCCGAGTGCAGCGAACGGGTCTTCGATCTGGTTCACCTTCTGGCTCAGAAGGAGATGCATCCCAAGCTCTGGGTGCCTCAGGACAGCCTGGTTCGAAAAGCTAAGGAAATGATGTTTTGCAGCACCGAAGATGTGCTCAAGCTGGACAACCTGAGCGCCGAATTTGGCATGTCCAAGTTTCAATTTATCCGTGAATTCAAGTCACAAGCAGGTATTTCTCCCTACCAGTTTTTCTTAAACTGCAAGGTGGAGCGTGCCCGTCAGTCCATCGAAATGCAGAAGGACGTCTACGCTGCTGTTGCTGATTGTGGATTCGTGGATCTGACCCATCTGAACCGGCATTTCAAACGGGTATTTGGCGTCACAGCTTATGAATACATGTTGCAGTTAAACTATAAAAATTGA
- a CDS encoding type II CAAX endopeptidase family protein, producing the protein MTRAVMWKKTDQWTWRELLVLLTLEFVFVIFVIKYPIQSGYEEWLDNTLYSGTLTGLTIAITLLTGLYLVALRPKKLSWREVGVKGFSVRDWWRIVLWLLLLIILSVMAVYLTSFLGNTVDNSKTESLQQNVTLFTIVIGIVSAGFVSPLYEEIFYRGFIYRWLRTRIRMKWAIVISALIFTLAHFPTINAMPVNFISGVVFAWTYERTGSVVPGMIVHGAFNTIAVVLTAMS; encoded by the coding sequence ATGACTAGAGCGGTAATGTGGAAAAAGACGGATCAGTGGACATGGCGTGAGTTACTAGTATTGCTAACGCTGGAATTTGTATTTGTAATATTCGTGATTAAATACCCGATACAGTCCGGATATGAGGAGTGGTTGGATAATACCCTTTATTCTGGGACACTCACAGGGCTTACCATCGCAATTACACTTTTGACGGGACTGTACTTGGTTGCTTTGCGACCGAAGAAGCTGTCGTGGAGAGAGGTGGGCGTGAAGGGATTCTCCGTAAGGGATTGGTGGAGAATTGTACTGTGGCTCCTGCTTCTCATCATTTTAAGTGTGATGGCAGTATATCTTACCAGTTTTCTTGGAAATACGGTAGACAACAGCAAAACAGAGAGTCTTCAGCAAAATGTCACTCTTTTTACTATCGTTATCGGTATCGTTTCGGCTGGATTCGTGTCACCTCTCTATGAGGAGATCTTTTACCGCGGGTTCATATATCGCTGGCTAAGGACTCGTATCAGGATGAAATGGGCGATTGTGATTAGTGCTCTAATCTTTACTCTTGCTCACTTTCCAACGATTAATGCCATGCCCGTAAATTTTATTAGTGGCGTTGTGTTTGCATGGACGTATGAACGGACAGGATCGGTCGTGCCTGGCATGATTGTTCACGGTGCGTTTAATACGATTGCCGTAGTGTTAACCGCAATGAGTTAG
- a CDS encoding class I SAM-dependent methyltransferase → MQDIRRNNVERFKGFGTLYDQNRPAAPTEVVDILTTYLGSTPRMVADVGCGTGLSSWIWLNQAERIIGFEPSDDMRSVAESKWESAGKPDNLRFVSGLSHDLGLPDGSVDVLTCSQSFHWMEPQPTLREFARVLRTGGIFAAYDCDWPPMLDWQLEQAYLKLNKEADQRAASLAPQNSQAHKWSKDGHLQQIQESGLFRYVREIVFHHHETFDADRYVNLALSQGGLQTALKLGADELLTAADEFRALANRVFDGQSRTVLFSYRMRLGIV, encoded by the coding sequence ATGCAAGACATTAGACGCAACAATGTGGAACGTTTCAAAGGTTTTGGTACGTTATACGATCAGAACCGACCAGCTGCTCCCACTGAAGTGGTGGATATTCTAACGACATATCTTGGAAGCACACCGCGCATGGTCGCAGATGTTGGCTGTGGCACCGGCTTATCCTCGTGGATCTGGCTGAATCAGGCAGAACGCATCATCGGCTTCGAACCCAGCGATGACATGAGGTCTGTAGCAGAATCCAAGTGGGAATCTGCCGGGAAGCCGGATAACCTGCGGTTTGTGTCCGGCTTGTCTCACGACCTTGGATTACCAGATGGCAGTGTGGATGTGCTGACCTGCTCCCAATCATTTCACTGGATGGAGCCGCAACCTACACTACGCGAGTTTGCACGTGTACTTCGTACAGGCGGCATATTTGCTGCCTATGATTGTGACTGGCCGCCAATGTTAGACTGGCAGTTAGAACAAGCTTATCTGAAGCTGAATAAGGAAGCAGATCAACGGGCAGCCAGTCTGGCTCCCCAGAATAGTCAGGCACACAAATGGAGCAAGGATGGGCATTTACAGCAAATTCAGGAGTCCGGTCTGTTCCGATATGTGCGGGAAATCGTGTTTCATCACCACGAGACCTTTGATGCAGACCGATACGTGAACCTGGCCTTGAGCCAAGGCGGCTTGCAAACGGCGTTGAAACTTGGAGCGGATGAACTATTAACAGCTGCCGATGAGTTCAGAGCGCTGGCTAATCGTGTATTTGACGGACAATCCAGAACAGTACTCTTTTCTTATCGCATGCGCCTTGGTATTGTCTGA